The genomic stretch CATTGTGTGATTCACTTTAAATACTTAAATAAGTATTCTCCCAACGATTGTTAGCAAATTCTCCCTGAACCAGCTGCACAAAATGCCCATGCACTTGATCAATGGCAAGGCAGTCATCGACTTCAAGTACCCGATCGGTATGTTGTTTGTGCCAGTGTGCAGCGAAATGTTGTTTGCCTTTAACTTTGGCTACGATTTCATTTTGAGCCACCACCAATACATAGCGATGCAGTTCACCAAACTCACGTGGGTCATATCCCCCAAGGTTAATCAAATATAGCTTTTTCTCATCTTGTGCAGGTGCTGCATGACTAAACTGTAGTTGATAATTTACACCTTCAAACTCAA from Acinetobacter pullicarnis encodes the following:
- a CDS encoding DUF1543 domain-containing protein, which encodes MPSLFIVMLGGRHARANTEVHDVVLAVGESLEAVYPQLKQAWFAEPQGLHIDAWAQINGIEFEGVNYQLQFSHAAPAQDEKKLYLINLGGYDPREFGELHRYVLVVAQNEIVAKVKGKQHFAAHWHKQHTDRVLEVDDCLAIDQVHGHFVQLVQGEFANNRWENTYLSI